From the Leishmania braziliensis MHOM/BR/75/M2904 contig, possible fusion of chromosomes 20 and 34 genome, the window ATCACGCACTGCAGCAAatattctctctctctctctgtttgccTCACTCTTTTCTTCACCTCTAGCAGGTTTAGTGACGCTACGAAACTCCCCGGCTATCACACCTAACCATGGCAGTGGACTTTGACTTGATACTTTTCATCAAGGAtacacagctgcagcacggcctccGCGCCGAGGACTACGCCCGTTATCACCACTACATCACTAACCGCCTCGCCACcttgcggcagcagctgagcTTCTCCAACGACAAGAAGAAGTTTTTGCACAAGGAGGTCACTCCGCAGAACGCGACGGATGTTCGCCATCTGATGCTGCTCGCCTTGTACGCCGAGCGTTGCTGGGCAGAGGCGGAGTCGATGCagatgcagctgcaggcgaagaaggagTCGCGCAGAGGCGACGCCAACATACCAAAGGGCGGTGTACCACCACAAGATCAATATCGCAAGCGCCTGAACAAGTCAGTAAAATGGGCCGCGAAGTTGCATGAGGTGGCCAACCAGGTCGCCTCAGACCGGGTCAAGAAGGAGTGCACAGCGTACTTGAAGGACACCAccggccgctgccacgcctCACACGGTAAGTTcaaggaggcgaaggaggcaTTCTTGGAAGCCCGTGAAACTTACGCTACGCTGCGGTGCATGAGCAGCGAGGAGCAGTGGGTTGTGATCGCGTGCAAGATGAATGAGCTCGATGATCGCGTGACGTACTGCATGCAGCGCCTCGAGGAAGACCCCACCACCTATCGACCCGCGCCGATTTTCGTCACTCCCAGTTCCGATGGTGGGGCCGCAGACAGCGTGGTGGCGATGAGCGGTGTTTCGCAGGTGTCCTGGAACGAACGCACGCTAAATGTCTACAGTATCAGGGTCAAGGATGCGCTTCGCGAGGCCCAGGCGGTGGAGGTAGAGTCGGCCGTGGCGAAGGTGCAGGAGACGCGTGGGGTGGTGCCGGTGGGTCAGTCGAACCGTGTCCTTGATTTAATGGACCGCCGCATCAACTACTACAACGATGCGCTCGCGCACGCTCGCCAGGACCTGCGCGCGGCGCCGGAGGGCGCCAGCAAGACGGAGTACCAGCTTATCGTGCACTACATTCTCTTTCACGTGGCGCAGGAGTCCCTGCGGCGTACCTTCTTCCTGGCTGATCTTTACAGCCGCCGTTTTGAGGCAACAGAGCGGACGCTGAAGAGCACCGGTGCCACGTGGGATTCGCAGTCGTCCTCATTTCCTCGCAagcacaagcagcagcgccaccgaaAGAAGGCGGAGGTAGCACCGATGCAGTACGCATCGCCGTTGGAAGttgtgcgcctcttccaGGCTGCGGCTGGGAGCGTGGACGagatggagctgctgccCGGCGTTGCAGGGCGAGACGACGTCGAGGCGCTACATGCCGTCTGCGCTGCCGGCCAGCTCTTCTTCACCGGTGAGAGCTGGAGGGTGTCGGCTGCGTGGCCGTTGGCGATGAAGTACTACTGCGACGCCTTGGCATTCCTGCGGGAGGCCAAGGGCCCGTATGTAGCATCGCTGCATGAGCACATTGAGCAGCGCTTGATGCAGGGAGCCGCTGAGGTGGTGCTCACTGCATCGTCCATGGGTGTGAACGTCAATGCAAAAGGCTCGTCTCCGTTGGTGACTTATCTGATCGACGCAGACGAGAGGACGACCCAGGTGGCGCAGGGAGTCGTGCGTTTTCCGCCCGACTACCATGCCGTGCCGTGCAAGCCTGTGTTTGTCGACATCGCGTCAACCTTCGTGGACTACCCGCTAAGCGGCGACGATGAGGCGGGGATGAATGACTGTGCGGGCGCTAAGGCCGAAAGCACGCCCGCAATGCCGAGGAACACCAATGCAGCAACGCCACCACCAAAGAAGAAGGGTTGGATGTTTGGCTGGGTAAGTTAACCGGATTGTGAActgagcgagaggggaggatgcggaacgaaagaaaagaaataCAGCGCGCCGCACCGACGTGGCGTCTGGCACGCGCCTTCTGAACGGCTCGCCAGGGCAATCACACGACGCTCTCAttcattttttctttcgctccgTGACTCAGTGTAAGgggcgcagcgccttctATTTCTGTCGTTTTTCTTTAGTGTTGATAccgcttccccaccccccggCGTGTCAAGGTCGAAGGAGCTGTGACACTCTGTCTGTGTACGTGGTCGGTTGTTCTCGCTTACTCTAGGCTTGGCGAGTAGCTATCCCGGATGACCTTCCTCTGCTTTTagtgttgttgttttttctcTAAGGCCAACCCATGAAAATCTGCCGAAGAACACAAAGGGTCGATCAGGGCGCATCTGCTGTTGTGGTGTGCGTTTCATCTAGTGGATACCCCGAGTTGATTACATCGGCATTTGAGCGAGTACTCACCCGCACAGCGCAGTCACGGTAAGGTATCGCGTGTGTGACGCTTTGCTTTAGAACCCCCTTTATTTCCCTCGCctctgcccttctctctccgcttaACTGTGTTCTGTTCAATATATTTTTTATTCGGCTGATTTGATTCCGTGCAATTGCGTGCCCCTCTACATCttgccgtgctgctgcccaaCTTCTCAAAACATAGCAGCTTTTGCCCACGCATATATATTAGATGATGGTGAAGGCAAAGACTTGCCTTGGGCAGTGAATACTGACGACCTAtactcgctcgctctcctccctacccgctttctctcccttAGCCAGCAAGCGAGTGCACCAGCTCATTCGCGGAATAGGAAGCGAAAAGAGTCACATGCAGACCTATTTTACTGCATTTCATCAATTGAAGTCCATTCTATTCCTCTCACGCTGAGGGACCTATGCTACAGAGAAATATTTTGCATGCAGCTGTGGTCTTTATGGGGGAAAGAGGGCACACTTTCTACTGAGTTCTGACGTGCTGGTGCTGAAAAGCCAGTTGCGCATGAGCTTCTCCTGTATGGCAGCGCCTCGCGTACGCGGAGCACAAGAGCGATTATACTGGCTACCGACAGCACCTCATAGACTTTGAAGAGTGTGGCGAAGGCGGACGCAGATACCGCTCcgcgggggaggaggtgcaggcgtCCGCGGCCTGCATCCATCGCCTCGAGGACCCGCCACCGAGGCCCACTGAGAGGAGCGGATGCGGATGCTGGATGGCGACGAGCCGTGAAAGGCGTGAGCGAGCACGTATTCTGCCCCCCTTCAGGGGTTCCATCGAAAAGtggcacatgcacacgcagaaGAGGGCCGGTGGGTGCTCCTCCGAAGGGCTTTCTCCATGCTCAGCTAGCTGAATGCGGGCCAGCTGTCGCAGCACGACGGACACAACCTGTGCCAGTTTGTGACCGGTCTGGGCGGGTCCACTGCTCCTGGCACCATGTGGCTCTGGGCGACGTGACCGCGTCCACAGAATCGGCCGGTGCACCCGAGGCTCGTGCGTGTCGTCGTGCTCGCGATGGTCTACGGCGCCGGGTTTGGCGGGCACGACCGGACGCCACGAGGGCGCGGCGGCAGTAAGCCAGCCTTGGGTAGGATCATTCCCCATTCCTCGGGCGCCGTGTTCTTGCGGGCGTACCCTCAGCAACGCACGGTCTCGTAACGAGCAGACGATGAGAATTGTGTCTCTAGTGCTTGATCGTGAGCCGGAGTAGCCGACGGTGCGACGGTGCCAGGGGAGCACGTATCCGCAGAAGAGCAGGTAATCAGGGAGGTGCCACTGCCACATGCCCaacagcgagaggggagacGGCGGAGGCACGCAAGGAAGCCAAGCGGCGAAATGAAGCACGAGCATTCCTGCACGCCTCGTCTCCCCAGTGGCCCCAGTGCACGCTGCCGCACTGGAAGTAAACGTCATGCCGCTCGAAGACAGTGCGGGGTGGTGCGTTCAGGGCACGCGGAGCGCGGCAACGTGCGCGCCGCTTCGCAGCCTCGGCCCGCGGTGCGAGCTATTCCCAGGCATGAAAGATCCTCCGAGGAACTGGAGGACGGCGCTCCTGCTCATCCACGGCATGAACGTGCCGTGCCGGGGTAAGCCATGCTTGTGCTCTGCGCACCGCGAATGCTCTGCGGCAACTGAACCAGCCGCCCCGCTCGTGGCGGATGCGATGGCATCGGTGTCTGCGCCGGCTACCGCGCGGTCGCCGACCGGCAACGCGGCACACAGCCTGACAAAACACTTTCGCCAGATGACCCAGGAGTGCTGTGCTCGGCAGCTGCTTCCCCAGCTAGGCACAGCGGACCCTCGCTGTTGTGGTGGGGACCTGAGGCTGTAGGCATGGTAGGAGCTCGCTGTTTCTCCCTGCAGGCCACGAGAAAGGCATGATCAGCCTCCACGTGGCCGCGCGCACCATGGCGAGCCCGGTGCGAAGCGGCGTCGTGACACTGGGTGTGCCCCAAGTGGAGGGCTACGACGACGCGCAGCTCGCATTGGTGGTGCCGCGTCTGGCACAGTTGTCATACGACAAAGACCAGTACGATGGCCTCAGCCACTCAGTGCTGCACAGCGGCGGTTCCCGCTCGGTGGCGGGCGAGTTGCAACACGGCGAGAGCGAATGAGAGGGTTTAGGCAGCTGCGCTAGTGCCGCCTCCCTCCAGAGATGCCTGCGGGCAGCCGGGTGTGTCTGCACGTGCGTATGTGTTCCCCGACGTTGTGCGccgctggctgctgctgacgtaCAGCTCGGCTGTGCgggtgctgttgccgctgcgcacgagACTCTTTCATGGGCATCATCAAGGGCAGGCTCGGCATGGACAGCGACCGCAAGCACAAAAGTGGAGACGGATGCCCGGactggcggtggcgtgtTGCCCGGTCACCGTCTCTTTTGCGTGCTTGTCTTCGCGCTAGTTCCTGCCCTTCCCGCCGTCCGCCATCCCGCGCAAGTCCCTTGCCGGCAGCCAGCGCCTGtccgctcttcttctccataTCActgctccctcttccccccccccccctccaccccgcCCACGCTttctctgcgctgctgttgcaagtgtgcgtgtgcagcctATCCtgccccctctttctccccctttctgtTCACTCCCCATCGAACTGGTGCACCCATACATGGGTATGCGTGCGGACGTGACTCGGTGGTTGCTTGTTGTACTTGCACGCCCCACGCGTAGCGCTCCGCACACACGAGTCCCACCCACATCGACAGTGTAGCGCGCCAATGCGGTCTGTGCTGTTGCGCTCCAACGCGAGCCTCCGCCGCACTTGTACAGCGACGCGCCGCATTGATTGGACGCAAAATGGCGGTTCGCGCATCACTGCTCGTGTTATGCTCTCCAACGCGGCGCGCCAGGTATCGACAGACTCACTGGACAAGAGCTGTGcggatgccgctgcgccgctgcagctgagtcCCCTCACACGCGGCATGGCGGTGCGTGCTTTCTTcgagaagagcggcagcgccactgcggcgCCCATCGCAGGCGGGGTCGTCAAGGCCAGGATCGCTGGATCGACCTACGCCGttcacctgcagcacctctttctctcgccgaTTGTCGAGGTTGGGTCTCGCGTCTACGTTGAGCACGGCCGGGACGAGGAGTGCGTCGGAGCCGCGGTGGGTAGCGTCGTGGTGCGTGTCAACGGCAACGGAACGTATGGGGTGTTGCTCGATAACAACAGGCTCGACACGGCTGTTCCCGCAGAgatggtggtgctgtcgGAGGCCCGCGCCAAGCTTGTGAGTGGCGCCGAGTACGgcgaggtggtggcgtggcTACGCACGGCTGGAGTGGCGCGACGAGCGCACCAGGAGAGCATTGCGTGCATCCTCTATCAGCGCGGGTGGCGCGTGGATCGGCTTTACTTACGACCTCTGACATGCACTGCATGACGCACATACCCCGAgcggtgcgcatgtgcgtgttgGATAAGTCGGAGTGGCAGCGAGACCACCATCGGCAGATGCGGGGGCTGCTTAGGGAGCGGGTCAAGGAGCGGGACTTCCGCTACACGCTTACCAAGTACAGCGGTGTGGTAAGCGCGTCCGTGGCACTCCTCGGTATTGCCTTCGCGTTTGGGTGGAACATGACGACCTatcgcacgcagcagcgcgcgcatCAGCTATCAGTCACCGTCAGGACGCTCACGCAGCCACTGAATCTCGACCAGAGCGCCCTACAGGCGGCCCCGTTGATGGTGCGGCAAGGCGCGTCGCGCGACCGAGAGGAGAGTGCGGTTCGGCGTATGCTGCATCGgctcgatgcggcgcaccCCCGCATCCCTGTCTTCACGAGACCCCACGGGTGCGGCAAGAGCACAgtgtggcgcagcgccgtgctgAAGAAGGGCGTgccgcacgtgtgcgtcgACGTCCGCGGCACCGAGgacacgctgcgcagcgttgTCAAGGCGCTGGGcgtggaggtgtgcggcGACCTGCTGGActttgtggaggaggcgtgccGGATGGCCCGCGCTGCGAGGGGCgagacgccgctgctcttgctgcggctgcgcgagggCAGCAGCTTGCAGCGGGTGTACAGGGACGTGGCCGCGCTGGCGTTCGACCGCCGTGTGTGCCATGTTGTGATGGAGGTGCCCACTGAGGCGCTCAGCATGGCAAGCGCtgggctgccgcggctggaCCTCTGCGTCATTCCCGCGTTCAGCCGCGAGGAGGCCTTCGCCCACACGCGGCGCGCCATCGACCCCGTCAGCCTCGGCCCCTCCTTGGACGTCGTTGGGGTGagccgcagcgacgtggacgaCGTGATTGCCGCTGTGCGTCAGCGGCGCAGTATACGAATGCGAGGCTACTGAAGGCcatgcggcagctgcaggcgacgTGCGTCAGCCGCCCGGAGctgcgtgcggcgctgcagcagctctccgCCTGCCCCTACGACGCCGGGCAGCACAACGGCGTggacgcagcggcgctgcacagcACGGCACTGGTGGACATTGTGCTGTACGATCCCGTAGCAGGCGCGTGGCGTTTTCGCAGCGAGCTGTTTCACACCGCCTCGCAGTGCTGCCGGCTGTAGACGCACGTGGATGTgcgctggtggtgatgcgtacgtgcgcgtgtagcgtgtgcgcgtctgtgtcccaccgcctcctcccgaAATGCTGCCATGGGCGTGTTGTTTGGTCTCCGGGCGTATGGGAGGGGGCTGGGGAGTGACggggctgcagcacccctgcacGCACACTGAagcccctccacacacacacacacacacgcacgctcctctctgtgatggcggcgaggggagagaggagcggcgcGCCACGCCCCCTGTGGCACGCGTGCGGGTGCGGctctgcgcgcacacacgctctcgcCTCTTGTTCTTCCcgtgcgccgcgccactgtgttgctgccgagactctgcggaggagggcggACAACGATCAGAGGCGCAGCGCCCTCTGTCCCCTACTTCCCCGCTCcccccgctgccggcgcggcATGTCTCACGCCAACCGGCCGGTTCTTCtgcagcgcgcgtgtgtgggcgccGGCAGATAGCGCCTCCGCATGCTTGTCACACCaccgctccctcctccttctctcttccactctcctcctccctttcgcCCTTCCCGCCCCTCTcatgcctcccccctctcaccacaaacacgcacgcacacgcggcgGCACCATCGACGTTGCTGTGCGAAGACTCGACTCGCTTTAGCCCTCTCGCGCTCGCCCCCCATCCCTacgccacctccgctgccgtgcaccgccgcctcacctctctccgcgtgctgctgtgactcTGCGAAAATGGAGTTGAATACCGTCTTTGTGGTCTACGCGGCCCTCCAGTTCATCGCGTTCGTctttgtggtggtggggacgCCGATCGACATGTTTCGCGTCAAACCGATGTTTCGGGAGGGTACTGTGCCATGCTTGACTTTATGGGGAGGGAAGTTTCACTGTTTCGATCTCTCGTACGATTTCAGACCTGAGTATGTGTTTGTGAACTGTACAAACCGCCTGATGCGTTTCCGAGTTGCTGAGGCGTTCGCTATCATCTCCATCTTTCTGTACGGCGCGGCGTTCGTCCTGGGCGTCCTcatgctgctctgctgccctcTCTTACGCTGGATATGCCTGGGGCTCAACATTGTTGGTGCCGTCACCTTGGGCGTTGTCTGGGCTTCCATGTCGGTGGCCTACACTGTCGATGAGATGAACTGCTCAATGTTGAGTTTTGAGTTTCATTATGGTGCcggcttcgctctcttcgtgGCAGCCTGGGTGCTGGATATAATTAACATCTTTGTCGTGGTGCTGTCAATCTGCACTACGGCTTCCGCTGAAAGTGGCCAGGTGGAACACAAGGAGTGAACCCTATAGTGGGTGGAGCCGAATCGTTGGGTGGCCTTGGCGCCGGCGAAGCTGATGTCGGCGCGAATGCGAGGGGCagcgagcgctgccgctgccgtcgtggctCCTTGCCCTCATGTCCTTTCTCCGCATTGCTgacggtgcgtgcgtggggtggggaTGGGCTCGAGTGCTGTGTTCGTGGCTTTCCCCGCGCCCCACTACTTTCGCCTTGCACGTCTCTTTTTGTGCCCTTATGGGCTTTCTCTTCCTGCGTACGTACCCGCTTTGCACGGACAGCGGCCTGTGCTCTGTTGCTGTCAGCGCGCGCTTGGCGGCGACAATGCTCCCGTGTcgcccccccacccctccgcGCCCATCCCCCGTTGCTGCCGtatgggcagcgtgccgcgCCCGCGCCCGCTCGCCTGGCGTGCCGTTGGCACGATAAGAACGCGCGCGACGAGGGAGATGGCGACGCGGTCGTTGGCGGTGTAGGTGTTTGTAGGGtaagggaaggaggagacgtGGTGTCGCAGGGGGCGGTGGGGGTgcatggcgctgctcctgctgcacctaCTCACCCTGAGGCACTGCTCTCCGACACGGTGTGGCCCTGTGCGTGCTGGCGGCAGTCTTTTCCAGGCTCTCTTTTGtgtctttcctcccctctctcttttgttggcgcgcacgtgccgccCCGCGCCCGCGCTTCCTCTGTTGCCCACCTTATCCGGCGCGGCTGTCCCGCTGGCTCCCACCTCTCTGCCTGCCGCGTGCGGAGggacggcggcgtgtgcgcacgctgtGCCCTCTTGCCCCCTGCCTCTCCTGTGCTGCTATCTATGCTGCGCTCCCTCGCGCTTCTTCAGGCCGTCGAGTACACCAGGCTGCCGTGCGGAGAGACGCCGCGCCGTGCTGTGGCGTGACGCTTCTAGTAGCGACGGAAGGCGAGGCACGGCACCCAGGCACGGTGCGGTGCCTGCAGCGGGCCGGGTGGGCTCTGTGGCTGTATGCGTGGTGAGGCGAGCGTGGCCGTAGGTACGTGAGGCGTTGGAGCGAGTCGTCTCGCTGCTCCTGACGGACAGCTAGGGCGATGCATGCTGGAAGCAAGGCTGGAGAGTGTGCGGTCGATCGTGATAGCGTGAAGCGCACCCTGTCCTGTGCTCCAGCCGCTCCCCACTGTCTCCGCTGGAGATGGCggggcgtgtgtgagtgtcCCTAAGTCTTCTCTTTAATTTGGTTTCATTGTTTCCTATTACGTCCTCCGTACCTCTTTACCCTCAGTCTTGCTTTCTGTCTTCGGCTCGCTCAGCccagcagcatcgctgccgccagtgccACTCCACCCGTCTTCTCCGAGAGGGCGGGCAGGGGGAACGCCGAGCGTATTGCTGCGGCCATTACCGGGGCTGCGATGTGTGCGCGCCTTCTGCCGTGCCGGTGCATGCCCGGATGTGTGCACAtgtgtatgcatgtgtgtgcgtgcatttgggcggcgcaggctcttGCTGCCCTcattcctctttctctgacccccctccctctctctctctgtctctgcggCACCGCTGAAGTGGACGCAAGCTCCCGCATACGAACGCTCAAGGCTTACATGCGCTGACAGAGGCAGAGATTCTCGTGGATTGGCGCGGCGCAATGCTGAGAGGTATCGTCTgcacctgtgtgtgcgcgcacgcggcacgggtggtgctgccgctgccccctcTGGTGGGGCAGCGTCCGCCTTGCGTGAGGGCTGTGTGTCTTCTGAGTGCGCGCCCGGCTGTAGCGCTGGCGACCACAGCGCATCTTACGCGCGGGCGCTCCTCTGTGAGTGCAGGCCTTGGGTCTGCGGCTCGGCGCGGTCTGGGCAATATCGGCAAGAGTTGCGGGACTGCATGGGGGAGGCGCTGATTGGTGTGGGCCCCACGCAGCCGGCCAACGTTGTGGAAGACCGTCCTGTGGCGCTTGGCCGCCTCGTCGCGAGGATGTGGAAGGCAGTGTGCCGGTTAAGAGTGTTTCTGGGTGGCAGGGTGGGCGACACCTGTGTGCTCCGTtgtagcggtgctgcgccgtcgctcTTGGTGGGTGTTGGGATGCGGGTGACGGTGAGCCTGGAGAAAAACCCTGCGAGCtgaggtgcagctgtgctGTCGGGCATGTGCATGAGGGAGACCGTCGCCAGGGCGAACGGCGAAGCCACCTGCGTGCTTCTAagggacgacggcgaggtgGAGCTATCTGTGACACCTGAGCGCATTGTGGCGCTggggcggcggaggaagcTGCTCTACCATGCGaggctgctggaggtgacCTACGTCTTCACGACGAATTTGCGCGCCTACCGGCGGGAGCAGCGGGGTCCTTAGCACCAGACAGGCATCGAGACGCTCCCCAAGGCGGCGCAGTCGTCGGGGTGCGGGGGTGCGCTCGCGGGGCCCCACGTCTGCCGCTTTTTGTGCGGGGCCCCCCGCGCCCCATTCTCCTCCCTTGGGCATGTAGGCGTGTCCCGGCGACATCgtgctgcgcctctgctgcggtgtctgccgctgcttgtgtgcagcggtgcgcgtgcTGGCCGTGATGGGTGAGGCGGATGAGGACCAccgcaccgcagcgacggcgaggcggtcTTGGGCGGAAAGGTgtggcgtcgccgcggcAAGGCATCAGTGGGAGGACatgaaggagaggaggtggtgtgaACACAATGGCGCACCTGCCTTCGCTCTGGAGGGGCAGAAAGACTAGAATGCGGCAGCAGTTGCGTTGAGAGGTGAGCGTGAGGAGGCACGTGTGGTCTGCAggtctgtgcctgtgtgtgtgtgtgtgcgtgcaaaGGCTGCTTCCTGCCCCTTTCCGCCTTGTTCGCTCGCTGGCTCTCGCCTTGGAGTctttctgctgcttctgTGCTGACGTACTCCGTGCGCCTACCCACGGCGGCATTTGTGCGGTTGCGCCTCTGCGCGTTCAAACGCTCTCTCCACTCGTTATTCTCGTGTGCCACGCCATCGTGTCGCTGCCGAGACTTTGCGGCGGAGGACCCACGAAAGTCCGGGGCGCGGAGCTGTCTGTCCCCTGCTCCCTCGCACCTCCACTTCCGGTACTGGCGTGTCTCACGCCCACTGGCTGACTCTTCCACGGCTCGCGTGTATGGGCACTGGCATATGGCACCTCTGCGTGCTTGCCACACTCCCGCTCCCTGCTCCATAGAgctgctctctcttgccccccccctccgcccatgctttctctgcgctgctgctgcaagtgtgcgtgtgcgaccTATTCTGCAccttctttctcccccttctctctgttcaCTCCCCATCGAACAGGTGCACCCATACATGGGTATGCGTGCGGACGTGACCCGGTGGTTGTTTCTTGTACTTGCACGCCCCACGCGTAGCGCTCCGCACACACGAGTCCCACCCACATCGACGGTGTAGCGCGCCAATGCGGTCTGTGCTGTTGCGCTCCAACGCGAGCCTCCGCTGCACTTGTACAGCGACGCGCCGCATTGCTTGGGCGCAAAATGGCGGTTCGCGCATCACTGCTCGTGTTATGCTCTCCAACGCG encodes:
- a CDS encoding putative tuzin, whose translation is MAVRAFFEKSGSATAAPIAGGVVKARIAGSTYAVHLQHLFLSPIVEVGSRVYVEHGRDEECVGAAVGSVVVRVNGNGTYGVLLDNNRLDTAVPAEMVVLSEARAKLVSGAEYGEVVAWLRTAGVARRAHQESIACILYQRGWRVDRLYLRPLMHCMTHIPRAVRMCVLDKSEWQRDHHRQMRGLLRERVKERDFRYTLTKYSGVVSASVALLGIAFAFGWNMTTYRTQQRAHQLSVTVRTLTQPLNLDQSALQAAPLMVRQGASRDREESAVRRMLHRLDAAHPRIPVFTRPHGCGKSTVWRSAVLKKGVPHVCVDVRGTEDTLRSVVKALGVEVCGDLLDFVEEACRMARAARGETPLLLLRLREGSSLQRVYRDVAALAFDRRVCHVVMEVPTEALSMASAGLPRLDLCVIPAFSREEAFAHTRRAIDPVSLGPSLDVVGVSRSDVDDVIAAVRQRRSIRMRGY
- a CDS encoding putative amastin-like surface protein; amino-acid sequence: MELNTVFVVYAALQFIAFVFVVVGTPIDMFRVKPMFREGTVPCLTLWGGKFHCFDLSYDFRPEYVFVNCTNRLMRFRVAEAFAIISIFLYGAAFVLGVLMLLCCPLLRWICLGLNIVGAVTLGVVWASMSVAYTVDEMNCSMLSFEFHYGAGFALFVAAWVLDIINIFVVVLSICTTASAESGQVEHKE